The Synechocystis sp. PCC 7509 genome includes a window with the following:
- a CDS encoding tetratricopeptide repeat protein — MTETVGSLFEESLERYKAGEEVATLIPAFKEVCDRAPKSSAAWACLAWLYMLDNKPTFAYKAAQKAVKLNPQDAQSRVNLALAMLENNTKGVREHIDLAMQLIMIDEEVRAEIKQSIADGFARKPGWKSLERVNKWLFEV, encoded by the coding sequence ATGACCGAAACTGTTGGCTCTTTATTTGAAGAAAGTTTAGAACGTTACAAAGCTGGGGAAGAAGTAGCAACTTTAATTCCAGCTTTTAAGGAAGTATGCGATCGCGCTCCCAAAAGTAGTGCCGCTTGGGCTTGTTTAGCTTGGCTGTATATGTTGGATAACAAGCCAACTTTCGCTTACAAAGCCGCTCAAAAAGCGGTAAAACTAAATCCTCAAGACGCGCAGTCACGAGTTAATTTAGCCTTGGCAATGTTAGAAAATAATACCAAGGGCGTGCGCGAACACATTGATTTAGCGATGCAGCTAATTATGATTGATGAAGAAGTCCGCGCCGAAATCAAACAAAGCATTGCCGATGGGTTTGCTCGAAAGCCTGGCTGGAAAAGCTTAGAAAGAGTTAATAAATGGCTGTTTGAGGTATAA
- a CDS encoding HesB/IscA family protein, translated as MTNSTVQSAQRGIQLSQAALQHLQALQQQQGKDLYLRVGVRQGGCSGMSYMMDFEAEANIGEKDQVFDYDGFKIVSDPKSLLYLYGLMLDYSNALIGGGFQFTNPNAAQTCGCGKSFGV; from the coding sequence ATGACAAATTCTACAGTTCAATCGGCTCAACGCGGGATTCAATTAAGCCAAGCTGCTTTACAACACTTACAGGCATTACAACAGCAACAAGGTAAGGATCTATATTTGCGTGTGGGAGTGCGTCAGGGTGGTTGTTCGGGAATGTCTTACATGATGGATTTTGAAGCCGAAGCTAACATTGGCGAGAAAGATCAAGTTTTTGATTACGATGGTTTTAAAATTGTCAGCGATCCCAAAAGTTTGTTATATCTTTATGGTTTAATGCTTGATTACAGCAATGCTTTAATTGGAGGCGGGTTTCAATTTACTAATCCCAATGCGGCGCAAACCTGCGGCTGTGGTAAGTCTTTCGGGGTTTAA
- a CDS encoding DUF6930 domain-containing protein, translated as MTMSLNSATLRRLQKLNQIASVWEGDRRPFAPATSALESNPESKGECILWVDGSQGVVRAMDVVAEDTGPEAIVRTLLRAIEHPNSPAKPARPQKIVVRSREIQFFLRGALQELDIAIDYVPDLPLIDELYRSFQEVVDSQVPELPPQYAQALNQKAFEIWHGAPWEVLEEHQIISIELNQWDVGTLYASVMGMLGMEYGILLYRSEESLKQFRAKVLLEDESPGNLEEAFLQQDCLFLTFDTDEEDEEDEEDEDIIDLADLPLTEIQPSFGNIHPLEGLRSVLYEEEAIAMYMALEGLNRFIRDEREVLSDDEIIPLKHKYKISPPPTEAKTKEKPIAVTVATMPELTAELEAMTFDGDEDDDEMPTFQSLRDDLIPEDSFLSLGVVSWEMVGYLRTGAIHHQVGQPTQAGDGLPVILIQTSRPKAMTIITTIQEAGGLQGIGFNPGADPFEGERYDLGVLKTENEEMFLFGEFLDTDPVHVAARKKWDERCKNTGGYCGLIVARGLMGASRGKPHLKDMMALFVGQNLSPQDLGIGTLQLMPQFE; from the coding sequence ATGACAATGTCTTTGAATAGTGCTACCCTTCGTCGGTTACAAAAATTAAACCAGATTGCTAGTGTTTGGGAGGGCGATCGCCGTCCATTTGCGCCCGCGACATCCGCGTTGGAATCTAATCCAGAATCCAAAGGTGAGTGTATCCTCTGGGTAGATGGTTCTCAAGGAGTGGTACGGGCGATGGATGTAGTAGCCGAAGATACTGGCCCAGAGGCAATTGTGCGGACGCTATTGAGAGCCATAGAGCATCCCAACAGCCCCGCCAAACCTGCACGCCCGCAAAAAATTGTTGTTAGAAGTCGGGAAATTCAGTTTTTTTTACGTGGCGCTCTCCAAGAGTTGGATATTGCGATCGATTATGTCCCCGATTTACCGCTAATTGATGAGCTATACCGCAGCTTTCAAGAAGTAGTTGACAGTCAAGTTCCCGAATTACCGCCCCAGTACGCTCAAGCTCTCAATCAAAAAGCTTTTGAAATTTGGCATGGCGCCCCTTGGGAAGTATTAGAGGAGCATCAAATTATCTCTATTGAATTAAATCAATGGGATGTAGGTACTCTCTACGCTTCAGTTATGGGAATGTTGGGGATGGAGTACGGAATTTTGCTCTATCGCTCGGAGGAGTCTTTAAAGCAATTTCGGGCAAAGGTGTTGTTAGAAGACGAGTCTCCAGGAAACTTGGAAGAAGCTTTTTTACAGCAAGACTGCTTGTTTTTGACTTTTGATACTGATGAGGAAGATGAGGAGGATGAGGAGGATGAGGATATTATTGATTTAGCCGATTTGCCCCTAACAGAGATCCAGCCATCTTTTGGAAATATTCACCCCTTGGAAGGTTTGCGCTCGGTACTGTACGAAGAAGAAGCGATCGCAATGTATATGGCGTTAGAAGGACTTAATCGCTTTATCCGGGACGAACGCGAGGTTTTATCTGACGATGAAATAATTCCCCTCAAGCATAAATATAAGATTTCTCCTCCGCCAACAGAGGCAAAAACTAAAGAAAAGCCCATTGCTGTTACTGTTGCAACAATGCCAGAACTCACCGCCGAATTAGAAGCGATGACTTTTGATGGTGATGAGGATGACGATGAAATGCCAACGTTTCAGTCCTTGCGAGATGATTTGATCCCCGAAGACTCTTTTTTAAGTTTGGGTGTAGTCTCTTGGGAAATGGTGGGTTATCTCCGTACCGGCGCAATTCATCACCAAGTTGGACAACCTACCCAAGCGGGGGATGGATTGCCAGTAATTTTGATTCAGACATCCCGCCCCAAAGCTATGACGATTATTACTACTATTCAAGAAGCGGGGGGACTTCAAGGAATTGGGTTTAATCCTGGCGCTGATCCTTTTGAAGGGGAACGTTACGATTTAGGAGTCTTAAAAACTGAAAATGAGGAAATGTTTTTATTTGGCGAGTTTTTAGACACAGATCCAGTTCACGTTGCAGCGCGCAAAAAATGGGACGAGCGGTGTAAAAATACTGGCGGTTATTGCGGTTTGATTGTTGCTAGGGGATTGATGGGAGCTTCACGGGGAAAGCCGCACTTAAAAGATATGATGGCGCTATTTGTGGGGCAAAATCTCTCTCCTCAAGATTTAGGGATTGGAACGCTACAACTAATGCCGCAATTTGAGTAA
- the zds gene encoding 9,9'-di-cis-zeta-carotene desaturase, whose amino-acid sequence MRVAIVGAGLAGLASAVELADAGWDVEIFESRPFVGGKVGSWVDTDGNHVEMGLHVFFGNYYQLFDLMKKVGALDNLRLKQHTHTFINEGGRIGELDFRFLTGAPFNGLKAFFTTSQLSLLDKAQNAIALGTSPIVRGLVDFEGAMKTIRNLDSVSFADWFRRQGGSNGSLKRMWNPIAYALGFIDTENISARCMLTIFLMFATKSEASVLRMLEGSPHEYLLKPIVEYLEARGVKIHTRRRVREIQFAGEGQQTKVTGFVIAKGETEETVLADAYLFACDVPGIQRVLPPQWRKWSEFDKIYKLDTVPVATVQLRFDGWVTELQNATERTQLDRAAGIDNLLYTADADFSCFADLALTSPSDYYIPGKGSLMQLVLTPGDPFIKQSNEEIAQHVLKQVHALFPSSRELNMTWFSVVKLAQSLYREAPGMDVYRPSQKTPISNFFLAGSYTQQDYIDSMEGATLSGRQAAKVILASVGEIENPQQLSTVA is encoded by the coding sequence ATGCGGGTGGCGATCGTTGGGGCAGGACTAGCAGGGCTGGCAAGTGCGGTAGAATTAGCAGATGCTGGCTGGGACGTAGAAATTTTTGAATCTCGTCCGTTTGTGGGCGGTAAAGTTGGCAGTTGGGTAGATACGGACGGCAATCATGTAGAGATGGGATTGCACGTCTTTTTTGGCAACTACTATCAACTATTTGACTTGATGAAAAAAGTGGGGGCGCTAGATAACTTGCGCTTAAAGCAACATACCCATACTTTTATTAATGAAGGCGGACGCATTGGCGAATTAGATTTTCGCTTTCTGACTGGTGCGCCCTTCAACGGATTAAAGGCATTTTTTACTACATCTCAACTATCATTACTTGATAAAGCCCAAAATGCGATCGCTCTTGGTACTAGCCCCATAGTCCGAGGCTTGGTAGACTTTGAAGGGGCGATGAAAACTATCCGCAACTTGGATAGCGTCAGCTTTGCTGATTGGTTTCGCCGTCAAGGGGGTAGTAATGGCAGTCTCAAGCGGATGTGGAATCCCATAGCTTACGCCCTCGGCTTTATCGATACGGAAAATATTTCGGCTCGTTGTATGCTCACAATCTTCCTGATGTTTGCTACCAAAAGCGAAGCGTCAGTATTGCGAATGCTAGAAGGTTCTCCCCACGAGTATTTGCTTAAACCAATTGTGGAATATTTGGAGGCTAGAGGGGTAAAAATCCATACTCGCCGCCGCGTTAGAGAAATTCAGTTTGCAGGGGAAGGGCAACAAACAAAAGTTACTGGCTTTGTAATTGCTAAAGGCGAAACAGAAGAAACCGTTTTAGCCGATGCTTATCTATTTGCTTGTGATGTCCCAGGAATTCAGCGAGTTTTACCCCCACAATGGCGCAAATGGTCAGAATTTGACAAAATTTATAAGTTAGATACTGTACCTGTGGCTACCGTACAGTTAAGGTTTGATGGTTGGGTAACAGAGTTGCAAAATGCTACAGAACGAACTCAATTAGACCGTGCCGCCGGGATAGATAATTTACTATATACAGCAGATGCTGACTTTTCTTGTTTTGCAGATTTGGCTCTAACTAGCCCCAGTGACTACTACATTCCCGGAAAAGGCTCGTTAATGCAACTGGTACTAACGCCAGGAGATCCATTTATCAAACAAAGTAACGAAGAAATTGCCCAGCACGTCCTTAAGCAAGTCCACGCTTTATTCCCTTCATCGCGGGAATTAAACATGACTTGGTTCAGCGTTGTCAAACTTGCTCAGTCATTGTATCGAGAAGCTCCTGGAATGGACGTATATCGTCCATCACAAAAAACCCCTATAAGTAATTTCTTCCTAGCGGGGAGTTACACTCAGCAAGATTATATCGATAGTATGGAAGGCGCAACGCTTTCTGGTCGTCAGGCAGCAAAAGTAATTTTGGCTAGTGTAGGGGAAATAGAAAATCCTCAACAATTATCTACTGTCGCGTAG
- a CDS encoding SRPBCC family protein — protein MADWLEHSVQVEVDAPIDVVWQLWADLEQMPLWMKWIDSVKVLPNDPQLSRWKLKTGSLEFSWLSRLTKIVPHQIIEWESVDGLPNRGAIRFYDRPNNSSIVKLSIAYAIPGILGKIMDGLFLGKAVESTIQADLERFRDYAMQAKAQKVGTHPY, from the coding sequence ATGGCTGATTGGTTAGAGCATAGCGTACAAGTTGAAGTAGATGCGCCTATAGATGTAGTTTGGCAGTTATGGGCGGATTTGGAGCAAATGCCTTTGTGGATGAAGTGGATTGATTCGGTGAAAGTTCTACCAAACGATCCGCAACTATCGCGCTGGAAACTAAAAACGGGTAGTTTAGAATTTAGCTGGCTATCGCGCCTAACAAAAATTGTCCCCCACCAAATTATTGAGTGGGAATCGGTGGACGGTTTACCCAATCGGGGCGCTATTCGCTTTTACGATCGCCCAAACAATAGTAGTATTGTCAAACTTTCTATTGCCTATGCTATTCCTGGGATCTTGGGCAAAATTATGGATGGTCTGTTTTTAGGGAAAGCAGTAGAATCAACGATTCAAGCAGACTTAGAAAGATTCCGTGATTACGCCATGCAAGCAAAAGCTCAAAAAGTTGGGACGCATCCTTATTGA
- a CDS encoding glycosyltransferase: MGDERLELFADLASNLPQKSPQLLVPTPPLALCEVCVIVPVRNEAQTIETTLSALAYQIDLKGNKLDWRRYEVILLANNCSDNSAEIACYFARRHPELVLHVVEITLPPAEAYIGRVRQILMDEAYRRLVYLRRRRGIIASTDGDSQVTPTWIAANIAEVAAGADAVGGRIYITKSDRATLNPYAKACYLREVGYRFLIAELEDYLDPDPDDRFPRHYQHYGASLAVTAQMYQQAGGLPAVRTPEDVAFYQALLRVNARFRHSPLVKVVTSARETGRAALGLANQLHQWAAMGMGEQPFLVESVNAIALRLQVRHQLRILWSGILDGYQPDIAHIAQIATDLGVNVQWLAKELTQPHTFGLLFEKIEQRQEKEGIWAQRWQKVEIRQVITELRIYLDELRKKCDRYSLSKLPSFSAQDFANLQAERLIPF, from the coding sequence ATGGGAGATGAGCGCTTAGAATTATTTGCTGATTTAGCAAGTAATTTACCTCAAAAGTCGCCACAGCTTCTAGTTCCGACACCGCCCTTAGCTCTATGCGAAGTCTGCGTTATTGTCCCCGTTCGTAATGAAGCCCAAACTATAGAAACCACTCTTAGCGCCCTAGCCTACCAAATCGACTTAAAGGGAAACAAACTCGATTGGCGGCGTTATGAAGTTATTTTATTAGCAAATAATTGTAGCGATAATTCCGCCGAAATTGCCTGTTATTTTGCCAGACGGCATCCCGAATTAGTTTTGCACGTAGTGGAAATAACTCTACCTCCGGCGGAGGCATACATCGGTAGAGTGCGGCAAATTTTGATGGATGAAGCTTATCGTCGTCTAGTTTACTTGCGACGCAGACGAGGAATAATTGCTTCAACTGACGGGGATTCTCAAGTTACGCCGACTTGGATTGCGGCTAATATTGCCGAAGTTGCGGCGGGTGCGGATGCGGTAGGTGGGAGAATATATATAACTAAAAGCGATCGCGCTACTTTAAATCCTTACGCCAAAGCTTGCTATTTGCGCGAAGTTGGCTACCGTTTTCTCATTGCTGAATTAGAAGATTATCTCGATCCCGACCCCGACGATCGCTTTCCCCGCCACTATCAACATTATGGTGCAAGCCTGGCTGTAACAGCCCAGATGTACCAACAAGCAGGAGGATTACCCGCCGTCCGCACCCCGGAAGATGTAGCTTTTTACCAAGCTTTATTGCGGGTAAATGCGCGTTTTCGCCATAGTCCTTTAGTAAAAGTTGTAACTTCAGCCAGAGAAACGGGACGCGCCGCTTTAGGGTTGGCAAATCAATTGCATCAATGGGCGGCGATGGGAATGGGTGAGCAACCTTTTTTAGTAGAATCAGTAAATGCGATCGCGCTGCGTTTGCAAGTACGTCACCAATTGCGAATACTTTGGTCGGGCATTTTAGACGGTTATCAGCCAGATATTGCTCATATAGCTCAAATAGCAACAGATTTGGGGGTAAACGTACAATGGTTAGCCAAAGAATTGACGCAACCACATACTTTTGGTTTATTGTTTGAGAAAATCGAGCAACGCCAAGAGAAAGAAGGGATTTGGGCGCAACGTTGGCAAAAGGTAGAGATTAGACAAGTTATAACAGAATTACGGATATATCTTGATGAATTACGGAAAAAGTGCGATCGCTATAGTTTATCTAAATTGCCTAGTTTTTCAGCCCAAGATTTTGCTAATTTGCAGGCTGAACGGCTGATTCCTTTTTAG
- a CDS encoding AbrB/MazE/SpoVT family DNA-binding domain-containing protein, giving the protein MKVTKLSSKGQVIIPKTLRAAHNWEAGQELIAIDVGDGILLKPKKPFPETTLAQVAGCLEYSGKPKSLDDIEDAIHQGVMEQWHDCS; this is encoded by the coding sequence ATGAAAGTAACCAAGCTGTCGAGCAAAGGACAAGTTATTATTCCAAAAACCTTACGTGCTGCTCATAATTGGGAAGCAGGTCAAGAGCTTATTGCGATTGATGTTGGTGATGGTATTCTTTTAAAACCCAAAAAGCCTTTCCCAGAGACGACGTTAGCGCAGGTTGCAGGATGCTTAGAATATTCAGGAAAGCCGAAAAGTTTAGATGATATAGAAGATGCGATTCACCAAGGAGTAATGGAACAGTGGCATGATTGCAGTTGA
- a CDS encoding type II toxin-antitoxin system VapC family toxin: MIAVDTNIVVRLLTQDDEQQYNKSFKLFQKHDVFIPDIVILETEWVLRFAYNFKPNKICEAFKNLFGLPNVQLTNGNLMAQVLQWHENGLDFADAIHLAQSQNCSALYTFDTKFVNKAKKLTECAVQQP, encoded by the coding sequence ATGATTGCAGTTGATACAAATATTGTTGTACGTCTCTTAACTCAAGATGACGAACAGCAATACAACAAAAGCTTTAAGCTATTTCAGAAACATGATGTATTTATTCCAGACATAGTAATCCTTGAAACAGAGTGGGTTTTACGTTTTGCTTACAACTTCAAACCCAATAAAATTTGCGAAGCATTTAAAAATTTATTCGGTTTACCTAATGTTCAGCTTACGAATGGAAATTTAATGGCGCAAGTTCTGCAATGGCATGAAAACGGCTTGGATTTTGCCGATGCAATCCATTTAGCACAAAGCCAGAACTGTTCCGCGCTTTACACTTTTGATACTAAGTTCGTAAATAAAGCTAAGAAATTAACGGAGTGTGCAGTTCAGCAGCCTTGA
- a CDS encoding type II toxin-antitoxin system VapC family toxin: MNLLLDTHTFLWYLQDSKKLSSKAAEILEDPSNTLWLSIASLWEISIKLGLGKLSLQNSFAELEIVLQQLKIEVLPIAFSNTERYFNLPLHHRDPFDRILVAQAMLSR; the protein is encoded by the coding sequence ATGAATCTTCTCCTGGATACCCATACTTTTCTCTGGTACTTGCAAGACAGCAAAAAATTAAGTTCTAAAGCAGCAGAAATTCTTGAAGATCCAAGTAATACTCTTTGGTTGAGTATTGCCAGTCTATGGGAAATTTCAATTAAGCTTGGTTTAGGAAAACTTAGCTTGCAAAACTCCTTTGCTGAGTTAGAGATAGTGCTACAACAACTAAAAATAGAAGTTTTGCCGATCGCATTCTCTAATACTGAGCGCTATTTTAACTTGCCTCTACATCATAGAGATCCTTTTGATCGCATTTTAGTAGCACAGGCAATGCTATCTAGATGA
- the vapB gene encoding type II toxin-antitoxin system VapB family antitoxin: MIETTILKNLEKLPESAKQSVLDYIEFLVNRYAPEAPKTPNTTKRGGLGIWKGKVWMSEDFDEPLEELKDYM, translated from the coding sequence ATGATAGAAACTACTATCTTGAAAAATCTCGAAAAATTGCCGGAATCTGCCAAACAGTCAGTTCTTGACTATATAGAATTTCTAGTAAATCGCTACGCCCCAGAAGCTCCTAAAACGCCAAATACTACCAAGCGAGGCGGACTTGGAATCTGGAAAGGTAAAGTCTGGATGTCTGAGGATTTTGATGAACCACTTGAAGAATTAAAAGATTATATGTAA
- a CDS encoding class I SAM-dependent DNA methyltransferase has protein sequence MNESQPNSLPPSYFDKLYTESPDPWKFETSEYEANKYAATIAALPKERYRSAFEIGGSIGVLTQKLAQRCDALLSIDVSKLAQEKAIARCKSLSHVKFEIMSVPEQYPNETFDLTLVSEVGYYWCWEDLKKAQQLILEHLEPSGHLLLVHWTLYARDYPLSGDEVHDSFFELAPTKLRHLLGQKEEQYRLDLFERV, from the coding sequence ATGAACGAGTCGCAACCTAACTCTTTACCGCCTAGCTACTTTGACAAGCTTTATACTGAAAGTCCCGATCCTTGGAAGTTTGAAACTAGCGAGTACGAAGCTAATAAATATGCTGCCACAATTGCCGCTTTACCAAAAGAACGTTATCGTTCGGCTTTTGAAATTGGCGGATCTATTGGCGTACTAACTCAAAAACTCGCCCAACGTTGCGATGCTTTGCTTTCTATTGATGTATCAAAGTTAGCGCAAGAGAAAGCGATCGCGCGCTGTAAATCGCTTTCCCACGTTAAATTTGAGATTATGTCTGTACCAGAGCAATATCCTAATGAAACATTTGATTTAACTTTAGTTTCAGAAGTTGGCTATTACTGGTGTTGGGAAGACTTAAAAAAAGCTCAACAGTTAATCCTAGAGCATCTAGAACCCAGCGGACATTTGCTTTTAGTTCACTGGACGCTTTACGCCCGTGATTATCCTTTAAGTGGCGATGAAGTCCACGACTCGTTTTTTGAACTTGCTCCGACTAAATTACGACATTTATTAGGTCAAAAGGAAGAACAATATCGGCTCGATTTATTTGAGCGCGTGTAA
- a CDS encoding PIG-L deacetylase family protein, whose translation MVENLLLTGVESPLYSVSQIAVKRALIVAPHPDDETLGCGGAIALLRSIGCDVSVLVVSDGTLSHPNSRKYPPLALRELRESETISALDILGVDATAINFLRLPDGGVAHQNLDLSQYLAQIAPEIVFLPLRCDPHSDHRASFQLVSKALTSLNMTPRLIEYPIWDWDDSQSTNWDNHKLISWRLDISFVLKLKQQAIASYRSQITNLIDDDPQGFRLTSEMLVNFTRPVEVYLEEYL comes from the coding sequence ATGGTCGAAAACTTACTATTAACGGGTGTAGAATCGCCCTTGTATTCGGTGTCCCAAATTGCTGTTAAACGGGCGCTAATTGTTGCACCACACCCCGACGATGAGACTTTGGGCTGTGGAGGCGCGATCGCACTTTTACGTTCTATTGGCTGTGACGTAAGCGTGCTGGTAGTTAGCGACGGTACTTTGTCTCACCCCAATTCCCGAAAGTATCCACCTTTAGCGCTGCGAGAATTACGGGAAAGCGAGACAATCTCAGCTTTGGACATATTGGGAGTTGATGCAACGGCGATTAACTTTTTGCGTTTACCCGATGGCGGAGTTGCTCATCAAAACCTCGATTTGAGTCAATATTTAGCGCAAATTGCCCCAGAAATTGTATTTTTACCTCTGCGCTGCGATCCTCACTCCGATCACCGTGCTAGTTTTCAGTTAGTTAGTAAAGCTTTAACTAGCTTAAATATGACTCCGCGTTTAATAGAGTATCCAATCTGGGATTGGGACGACTCGCAAAGTACAAACTGGGATAATCACAAGCTTATTAGCTGGCGATTAGATATTAGCTTTGTACTGAAATTAAAACAACAAGCGATCGCATCTTATCGTTCCCAAATCACTAATTTAATTGATGATGACCCCCAAGGGTTTCGGCTAACCTCAGAAATGTTGGTAAACTTTACTCGTCCAGTGGAAGTTTATTTAGAGGAATATTTATGA